Proteins encoded by one window of Mariniplasma anaerobium:
- a CDS encoding NAD(P)H-dependent glycerol-3-phosphate dehydrogenase: protein MHISIIGGGAWGTTLGQVLVDNGHQVLIYDVKQENIDKINQKKHPFFDTILPDEVVATNSFDEAINFSTYYILSVPTKAIRSVLKQMNEKISKPSVFINVSKGIEPHSLKRVSEIVEEEIDHEKLAGFVALTGPSHAEEVILRHLTLLVAASTNNELAIDIQHVFSNEQYLRVYTSNDLIGSEVGGAVKNAIAVISGTCTGLGLGENARAAVITRGIVEIVRVVELMGGNKETAFGLTGIGDLIVTASSEHSRNFQAGKKLGLGQSLDQIYAEQKQTIEGIRTIEAMHDLSIKYHVDLPMINIAFDIIFNGLPVKEGLQKLLSRDLKSEDF, encoded by the coding sequence ATGCATATATCTATTATTGGAGGAGGCGCTTGGGGTACTACTTTAGGACAAGTGCTAGTTGATAATGGACATCAAGTTCTTATTTATGACGTTAAACAAGAAAATATAGATAAAATTAATCAAAAAAAGCATCCTTTTTTTGATACAATCCTACCAGATGAAGTGGTTGCAACAAATTCATTTGATGAAGCAATCAACTTTTCAACATATTACATATTATCAGTTCCAACAAAAGCAATCAGAAGTGTTTTGAAACAAATGAACGAAAAGATCTCAAAACCCTCTGTTTTTATTAATGTTTCTAAGGGAATTGAACCTCATAGTTTAAAAAGAGTAAGTGAAATCGTAGAAGAAGAAATAGATCATGAAAAATTAGCTGGGTTTGTAGCACTTACAGGTCCATCTCATGCAGAAGAAGTTATATTAAGACATTTAACATTATTAGTTGCAGCTAGCACTAATAATGAATTAGCAATTGATATACAGCATGTATTTTCGAATGAACAATATTTAAGAGTATATACATCTAATGATTTAATCGGATCTGAAGTTGGTGGTGCAGTCAAAAATGCAATTGCTGTTATTTCTGGTACATGTACCGGTTTGGGTCTAGGAGAAAACGCAAGAGCTGCAGTTATTACAAGAGGTATCGTTGAAATTGTAAGAGTTGTAGAACTTATGGGTGGAAATAAAGAGACTGCTTTTGGCCTAACGGGCATAGGAGATCTAATTGTTACTGCATCTTCAGAGCATTCAAGAAATTTTCAAGCTGGTAAGAAGCTTGGATTGGGTCAATCGCTAGATCAGATATATGCTGAGCAAAAACAGACAATTGAAGGTATTAGAACAATAGAGGCAATGCACGACTTATCTATCAAATATCATGTGGATTTACCTATGATTAACATTGCTTTTGACATCATTTTCAATGGACTACCAGTAAAAGAAGGATTGCAAAAATTATTGAGTAGAGACCTGAAATCAGAGGATTTTTGA
- a CDS encoding S1 RNA-binding domain-containing protein produces MEFNMLKVGQIVEGTVVKIEHNTIYLDVQYTTEGKIHLDNYDKPAPDTFIGLIKDGQKIKAKVQKITDEPSQILLSRLPLLIEEKFDQIAALAESGETVKAKVRKILDKGLILNYLSNEVFLPYSLLDYDLLKDKEALQGKTLEIQIIEATRKGRSKRIVGSRKIVFERERQEAYELRLKDRQSELETINTGDVIKGIVDKIEKHAATVRFEHVVGLLRISQVSHHRIEKIEDVLELNQEVEVKVIKKEGNRLDLSMKALEDTPYEKFYQEHKVGDSVTGTVFQKLPFGIIVEVSKDVRGLLHKNEFSWNPNDNFESFVKIGDEITLAIVQMDPKKERIALSKKSLEDNPWKNFTKKRGDVVQAVVTSVTKDGLEVEVQGAKGFIHVSELSNERIGKPEDYFAIGDEVKALIVEAKRDQWELKLSIRRVLEKAERASYEQYLEEGQEAETTTIGDLFADDFKKKKK; encoded by the coding sequence ATGGAGTTTAATATGCTAAAGGTAGGCCAAATTGTAGAAGGTACTGTCGTAAAAATTGAACACAATACAATTTATTTAGATGTACAATATACTACTGAAGGAAAAATACATCTAGACAATTACGATAAACCAGCACCAGATACATTCATTGGTTTAATCAAAGATGGACAAAAAATTAAAGCGAAAGTTCAAAAAATCACTGATGAACCATCACAAATTCTCTTATCTAGACTACCTCTTTTAATTGAAGAAAAATTTGATCAAATTGCTGCTTTAGCTGAATCAGGTGAAACTGTAAAGGCTAAGGTAAGAAAAATATTAGATAAAGGTTTAATTTTGAATTACTTAAGTAATGAAGTATTTCTTCCTTATAGTTTATTAGACTATGATCTACTAAAAGATAAAGAAGCCCTTCAAGGAAAGACTTTAGAAATTCAAATTATTGAGGCAACTAGAAAAGGAAGATCTAAACGTATTGTAGGATCTAGAAAGATTGTATTCGAAAGAGAAAGACAAGAAGCTTACGAATTACGCTTAAAAGATCGTCAATCAGAATTAGAAACCATTAATACTGGTGATGTGATCAAAGGTATCGTTGACAAAATTGAAAAACATGCTGCAACAGTTCGCTTTGAACATGTTGTTGGTTTATTACGCATCTCTCAAGTTAGTCATCATCGTATTGAAAAAATCGAAGATGTTTTAGAATTAAATCAAGAAGTAGAAGTTAAAGTTATTAAAAAAGAAGGAAATCGTCTAGATTTATCTATGAAAGCTCTAGAAGATACACCTTATGAAAAATTCTATCAAGAACATAAAGTTGGAGATTCAGTTACCGGTACAGTTTTTCAAAAACTTCCATTCGGTATTATCGTAGAAGTTAGTAAAGATGTTCGTGGATTATTACATAAAAACGAATTTTCTTGGAATCCAAATGATAATTTTGAAAGTTTTGTAAAAATTGGTGATGAAATTACACTTGCAATCGTACAAATGGATCCTAAAAAAGAACGTATTGCATTATCTAAAAAATCATTAGAAGATAACCCTTGGAAAAATTTCACGAAAAAACGTGGTGATGTTGTACAAGCAGTTGTAACAAGTGTTACTAAAGATGGTCTTGAAGTAGAAGTTCAAGGTGCTAAAGGTTTTATTCATGTATCAGAACTATCTAACGAAAGAATTGGTAAACCAGAAGATTATTTTGCAATTGGTGATGAAGTGAAAGCTTTAATCGTTGAAGCAAAAAGAGATCAATGGGAATTAAAATTATCAATTAGACGTGTTTTAGAAAAAGCAGAACGTGCATCATATGAACAATATTTAGAAGAAGGTCAAGAAGCAGAAACAACCACTATTGGTGATTTATTTGCGGATGATTTCAAGAAAAAGAAAAAGTAG
- the cmk gene encoding (d)CMP kinase, which translates to MSGFKLAIDGPAGSGKSTISALIAKKLNWTHIDTGAMYRAVTLKALELKVDLNDESSYRFLETTNIHYDFDRIFIDDRDVTQAIRSEGVTNNVSLVSSFPYVRRKLVDLQKQAANYGNIVMDGRDIGTVVLPDANVKVFLTANVEERAKRRYKENIKKGKDQHISKVIEDIVVRDQKDSTRKESPLRKADDAIIMDTTYLTIDEVVEKIIELTDKKENKHGV; encoded by the coding sequence ATGTCTGGATTTAAATTGGCTATCGATGGACCGGCAGGATCAGGCAAAAGCACAATAAGTGCACTTATCGCTAAAAAATTAAATTGGACACACATCGACACTGGTGCGATGTATCGGGCTGTAACATTAAAAGCTCTAGAACTTAAGGTCGATTTAAATGATGAATCTTCTTATCGTTTTTTAGAGACCACTAATATCCATTACGATTTTGACCGCATATTTATTGACGATAGAGACGTTACTCAGGCGATTCGTTCTGAAGGCGTAACAAATAATGTGTCACTAGTTTCAAGTTTCCCATATGTAAGAAGAAAACTTGTAGATCTTCAAAAACAAGCTGCAAATTATGGCAATATTGTTATGGACGGTAGAGATATCGGTACAGTCGTATTACCTGATGCAAATGTAAAAGTCTTTTTAACTGCAAACGTTGAAGAACGTGCAAAAAGAAGATATAAAGAAAATATAAAAAAAGGTAAAGATCAACACATATCAAAAGTTATTGAAGATATTGTGGTTCGAGATCAAAAAGATTCAACTCGAAAAGAATCACCTTTAAGAAAAGCTGATGATGCAATCATCATGGACACAACTTACTTAACCATTGATGAAGTGGTTGAAAAAATAATAGAATTAACCGACAAAAAGGAGAATAAACATGGAGTTTAA
- the der gene encoding ribosome biogenesis GTPase Der: MPFKVAIVGRPNVGKSSLFNRLVGERLSITDDMPGVTRDRIYAKAEWLTKNFRVIDTGGIDIGDAPFLNQIKAQAQVAMDEADVIVFVVDGKVGLSDSDYYIAKLLYKSETPVILAVNKIDDINQVNNIYEFYALGLSEPIATSAQHGIGIGDLLDRIVSYMKEDDIEYDEDAIRFCVVGRPNVGKSSLTNVILGEERVIVSEISGTTRDAIDTQFKKDRKEYVVIDTAGIKKRGKVYENTDKYSVLRALSALERSDVALLVLDGEEGIIEQDKHVAGYIAEYYKAVVIVVNKWDAVLKDEKTMRKMEKKVKEEFKFLDYAEIVFVSAKDNNRIQTIFPAINHAYDNFQKQIQTSVLNDLMHDAVAMNPTPIFNHGKAQFNYATQVAIKPPTFIMFVNNPDFVHFSYTRYLHNQLREAIDFTGTPIKLILRKKA; the protein is encoded by the coding sequence ATGCCTTTTAAAGTAGCAATCGTAGGCCGTCCGAATGTAGGTAAATCAAGTCTGTTTAATCGTTTAGTTGGAGAACGACTATCGATAACAGATGATATGCCTGGTGTAACGCGTGATCGTATTTATGCCAAAGCGGAATGGTTAACAAAAAACTTTAGAGTAATAGATACAGGCGGCATCGACATCGGCGATGCTCCTTTTTTAAATCAAATCAAAGCTCAAGCGCAAGTTGCGATGGATGAGGCTGATGTGATTGTTTTTGTTGTTGATGGGAAAGTTGGATTATCTGATAGTGATTATTATATTGCAAAATTACTTTATAAATCAGAAACACCAGTTATTCTAGCAGTTAATAAAATAGATGATATCAATCAAGTCAACAACATTTATGAATTCTATGCACTAGGTTTATCAGAGCCAATTGCTACATCTGCACAACATGGTATTGGTATTGGTGATTTATTAGATAGAATCGTATCTTACATGAAGGAAGATGACATTGAGTATGACGAAGATGCCATCCGTTTTTGCGTTGTCGGAAGACCAAATGTCGGTAAATCATCATTAACTAATGTTATTCTAGGAGAAGAGCGAGTGATCGTTTCAGAAATTTCAGGGACAACTAGAGATGCAATCGATACCCAATTTAAAAAAGATCGTAAAGAATACGTAGTTATTGATACAGCAGGTATAAAAAAACGCGGAAAAGTTTACGAAAATACAGATAAATATAGCGTTTTAAGAGCTCTTAGTGCATTGGAGAGAAGTGATGTTGCACTTTTAGTTCTAGACGGTGAGGAAGGTATTATCGAGCAAGACAAGCATGTTGCTGGATATATTGCTGAGTACTATAAAGCAGTTGTGATCGTTGTTAATAAATGGGATGCTGTTTTAAAAGATGAAAAGACCATGAGAAAGATGGAAAAAAAGGTTAAAGAAGAATTTAAGTTTTTAGATTATGCAGAAATTGTATTTGTATCAGCTAAAGATAATAATCGTATACAAACAATTTTTCCAGCAATTAATCATGCATATGACAATTTCCAAAAACAAATTCAAACATCTGTTTTAAATGATTTAATGCATGATGCAGTTGCAATGAATCCAACACCAATATTCAATCATGGTAAAGCTCAGTTTAATTACGCAACTCAAGTTGCGATTAAACCACCGACATTTATCATGTTTGTAAATAACCCAGATTTCGTACATTTTTCTTATACAAGATATCTACATAACCAACTTAGAGAAGCGATTGATTTTACAGGGACTCCTATAAAATTAATTTTAAGAAAGAAGGCTTAA
- a CDS encoding pseudouridine synthase, translated as MERLQKILAQANVASRRKSEEYIVKGRVKVNGQVIKELGFKVNKSDLIEVDGKPIKLAEHLYFLLNKPTGYLSTASDEKNRRTVMDLLMEEHKDVRLYPVGRLDYDTAGLLLITNDGDFTQHLTHPTYHIEKEYLVRVTGILVRKKIVELRNGVTIDMDYFAKPKAVRLIELNKEHQSTLISITLIEGKNKQVRKMIEAIGFKVKNLTRVRYDFLTLDGVERGKYRPLKIHEIKLLHAHSIAKR; from the coding sequence TTGGAAAGATTACAAAAAATACTCGCGCAAGCTAATGTTGCTTCTAGAAGAAAATCTGAAGAATACATTGTAAAAGGCAGAGTTAAAGTCAATGGCCAAGTGATTAAAGAACTTGGTTTCAAAGTAAATAAATCAGACTTGATAGAAGTAGATGGCAAACCAATAAAATTGGCTGAACATCTTTATTTTTTGTTAAATAAACCAACAGGTTATTTATCAACGGCTTCAGATGAAAAGAACAGACGTACCGTTATGGACTTGTTAATGGAGGAACATAAAGATGTTCGTCTATATCCTGTAGGTCGTCTAGACTATGATACAGCAGGGTTGTTATTGATTACAAATGATGGAGATTTCACACAACATCTAACACATCCAACGTATCATATTGAAAAAGAATATTTAGTTAGAGTTACTGGTATTTTGGTTAGAAAAAAAATCGTTGAACTTAGAAATGGTGTTACCATAGATATGGATTATTTTGCTAAACCAAAAGCAGTAAGACTCATTGAGCTTAATAAAGAGCATCAATCAACACTGATTTCTATCACTTTAATTGAAGGTAAAAACAAGCAAGTAAGAAAAATGATTGAAGCTATTGGCTTTAAAGTAAAAAATCTTACACGTGTTCGTTATGATTTTTTAACACTTGATGGAGTAGAACGCGGCAAGTATAGACCATTAAAGATTCATGAAATCAAGCTATTACATGCGCATAGTATCGCAAAAAGATAG